The following proteins are encoded in a genomic region of Chitinophagales bacterium:
- a CDS encoding enoyl-CoA hydratase/isomerase family protein gives MLAYIKINIEEQIAVIQLDRGSANPMNHQLVSELRVALKEAQTNEQVLGAIIHGKPNFFSAGLDLPELYNYNEQQFADFWQNFMDLIADLIAFNKPLIASITGHAPAGGCIIAIGCDYRVMAEGNYKIGLNEIPVGIIVPKPVFDLYSFWLGQRTAYQYLLEGKLYSPEHAKAIGLVDEVVDANEVLHQAKVKLLQYFSYEQNGWRATKRQMRKDLLQSIHSISEAEMQLFQQQWWSEPVRTILEDFTRKLKK, from the coding sequence ATGTTAGCGTATATTAAAATAAACATTGAAGAACAAATAGCTGTTATTCAATTAGATAGAGGAAGTGCCAATCCAATGAATCATCAATTGGTAAGTGAACTTAGAGTGGCTTTAAAAGAAGCACAAACAAATGAACAAGTATTAGGTGCTATTATTCATGGCAAACCTAACTTTTTTTCGGCTGGATTAGATTTACCAGAATTGTACAATTACAATGAACAACAATTTGCTGATTTTTGGCAAAACTTTATGGATTTAATTGCTGATTTGATTGCTTTTAACAAACCTTTAATTGCTAGTATTACAGGTCATGCACCAGCTGGTGGTTGTATTATTGCTATTGGTTGCGATTATAGAGTGATGGCTGAAGGCAATTATAAAATTGGATTGAACGAAATTCCTGTTGGTATTATAGTGCCTAAACCAGTTTTTGATTTGTACAGTTTTTGGCTAGGACAAAGAACAGCGTATCAGTATTTATTGGAAGGAAAATTATATAGTCCAGAACATGCTAAAGCAATTGGTTTGGTAGATGAAGTAGTTGATGCAAACGAAGTATTACATCAAGCAAAAGTAAAATTGCTACAATATTTTTCTTACGAACAAAATGGTTGGCGAGCTACAAAACGACAAATGCGAAAAGATTTGTTGCAAAGTATTCATAGTATAAGCGAAGCAGAAATGCAATTGTTTCAACAGCAATGGTGGAGCGAGCCAGTAAGAACCATACTAGAAGACTTTACTAGAAAGCTGAAGAAGTAG
- a CDS encoding endonuclease/exonuclease/phosphatase family protein encodes MKKLNVFLVLLLFSIIGFAEQSQYKVISVGFYNCENLFDTIDQLNVQDEEFTPNGDKHYTGDIYWDKISKLSDVISLIGTEYSKEGVALLGVAEIENRDVLIDLANSEKLKDRNYQIIHYDGPYYRGVDCALFYNPKYFKPISSHPITVDLSKVIENAYTTRDILYVKGLLDGEEVHVFVNHWPSRRGGEEASAPLRNYAAQLCKNAIDSIYKENKNAKIILMGDLNDNPTNECMTKVLACKDKQEKTASDGMYNPWVDFYKKGIGTTAYRDSWSLFDQIVVSGNYLTKNNSSNGYFYHKAQIINEPFMIQKTGQYKGYPKRTWDWALYNGGYSDHFPTCIYLLKKM; translated from the coding sequence ATGAAAAAATTAAATGTATTTCTTGTTTTATTGCTTTTTAGTATTATTGGTTTTGCAGAGCAAAGTCAGTATAAAGTAATTAGTGTTGGTTTTTACAACTGTGAAAACTTGTTTGATACCATAGACCAACTTAATGTACAAGATGAAGAGTTTACGCCAAATGGAGATAAACACTATACTGGAGATATTTATTGGGATAAGATTAGTAAATTGTCTGATGTAATTTCTTTGATAGGAACAGAGTATAGCAAAGAAGGTGTTGCATTATTAGGTGTTGCCGAAATTGAAAATAGAGATGTGTTGATAGATTTAGCTAATTCTGAAAAATTAAAAGATAGAAATTACCAAATTATACATTATGATGGTCCGTATTATAGAGGTGTTGATTGTGCATTATTTTATAATCCGAAGTATTTTAAGCCAATTAGCAGTCATCCCATTACTGTAGATTTAAGCAAAGTGATTGAAAATGCATATACCACTAGAGATATTTTATATGTAAAAGGATTACTAGATGGTGAAGAAGTGCATGTATTTGTAAATCACTGGCCATCGAGAAGAGGCGGCGAAGAAGCTTCTGCTCCTTTAAGAAATTATGCTGCTCAATTGTGTAAAAATGCAATTGATTCTATTTATAAGGAAAATAAAAATGCTAAAATTATTTTAATGGGCGATTTAAATGACAATCCAACTAATGAGTGTATGACCAAAGTTTTAGCTTGTAAAGACAAACAGGAAAAAACTGCTAGTGATGGTATGTATAATCCTTGGGTAGATTTTTACAAAAAAGGTATTGGTACTACTGCCTATAGAGATTCTTGGAGTTTATTTGACCAAATTGTAGTATCTGGAAACTACTTAACAAAAAACAACAGTAGTAACGGTTACTTTTATCATAAAGCACAAATTATAAATGAACCTTTTATGATACAAAAAACTGGACAGTATAAAGGTTATCCTAAACGAACTTGGGATTGGGCATTATATAATGGTGGTTATAGCGATCACTTTCCTACTTGTATCTATTTATTGAAAAAGATGTGA
- a CDS encoding NAD(P)/FAD-dependent oxidoreductase, whose product MDLKIPALGKKRIVIIGGGFGGIEIAKRLKNQDIQVVMLDKHNYHTFQPLLYQVATGGLEPGSIAYPLRKLLQEIPNAIFRLADVLSIDAENNIIKTDIGDLSYDELIIATGSTTNFFKFPQEVASKMMQMKDIPQALDLRSFILENFEEALLTENEEEKHRLMNIAIVGGGPTGVELAGALGEMRRSILPKDYPELDFRKMQIHLFEAGDRVLGAMSKENSDKALAYIKDFGVNVWLNTIVTGYDGKNIQLNNGKSVTTDTVIWTAGVKGKPIEGLKHDVINGGSRYEIDEYCKVKGYDNIYAIGDVACMTSEENPKGHPMVAPVAIQQGELVAKNIINTIKGKPIKAFSYFDKGSMATVGRNKAVMEAKNIKMGGFIAWIAWLFVHVITLVGFRNKLVVVMGWIYNYFTYDRTLRLIIRPYRHKEREEIH is encoded by the coding sequence ATGGATTTAAAAATTCCTGCATTAGGCAAAAAACGAATTGTAATTATTGGTGGTGGTTTTGGTGGAATTGAAATTGCAAAACGACTTAAAAACCAAGATATACAAGTGGTAATGTTAGACAAACACAACTATCATACTTTTCAACCATTATTGTATCAAGTAGCTACTGGTGGATTAGAGCCAGGTTCTATTGCATATCCATTGAGAAAGTTGTTACAAGAAATTCCCAATGCTATTTTTAGATTGGCAGATGTTTTATCTATTGATGCTGAAAATAATATTATTAAAACTGATATTGGCGATTTATCATACGACGAATTGATTATTGCTACAGGAAGTACGACTAACTTCTTTAAATTTCCACAAGAAGTAGCGTCTAAGATGATGCAAATGAAAGACATTCCACAAGCATTGGATTTAAGAAGTTTTATATTAGAAAATTTTGAAGAAGCACTGCTTACAGAAAACGAAGAGGAGAAACATCGTTTAATGAATATTGCAATTGTTGGTGGTGGACCTACTGGTGTTGAATTGGCTGGTGCATTGGGCGAAATGAGAAGAAGTATTTTGCCGAAAGATTATCCTGAATTGGATTTTAGAAAAATGCAAATTCATCTTTTTGAAGCTGGCGACAGAGTTTTAGGTGCTATGAGTAAAGAAAACTCGGATAAAGCACTAGCATACATTAAAGATTTTGGTGTAAATGTTTGGCTCAATACTATTGTTACTGGATATGATGGGAAAAACATTCAGCTAAACAATGGTAAGTCTGTAACAACAGATACTGTTATTTGGACAGCTGGTGTTAAAGGCAAACCTATTGAAGGTTTAAAACACGATGTTATTAATGGTGGAAGCAGATATGAAATAGATGAATATTGCAAAGTAAAAGGTTATGATAATATTTATGCTATTGGCGATGTTGCTTGTATGACTTCAGAGGAAAATCCAAAAGGACATCCAATGGTTGCTCCAGTTGCTATTCAGCAAGGAGAATTGGTCGCTAAAAATATTATTAATACCATTAAAGGCAAACCAATCAAAGCATTTAGCTATTTTGATAAAGGATCAATGGCTACTGTAGGAAGAAACAAAGCAGTTATGGAAGCCAAAAATATTAAAATGGGTGGTTTTATTGCTTGGATTGCTTGGTTGTTTGTGCATGTTATTACGCTAGTTGGCTTTAGAAATAAATTAGTAGTTGTAATGGGTTGGATATATAATTATTTTACATATGATAGAACTCTTCGACTAATTATTAGACCATACCGACACAAAGAAAGAGAAGAAATACATTAA
- a CDS encoding choice-of-anchor J domain-containing protein, whose amino-acid sequence MKKNFKYLMMLLAFLSVSITACQKDNFDEPNVTIEDPNLPVTHTIAELKALYTTLGSPLELTDDIIIQGVVIADDETGNFYKQIIIDDGTAGIAISIDANNLYTTYPVGRKIYVKCKGLYLGDYNGLIQLGGGINQDDPTEVARIVSTLIPEYIVKGPAYQDVPIIDVTMDELDDSYQNRLIRLSEVEFASYDMGQTYALPATQQSDNKDLVDCNGNLILVRTSGYCSFAGALTPTGNGTLVAIYSVFGSDAQLLLRDTTDVDMSGLTCDELYIDLLDEDFETTTTNGVINLTGWTQVQTKGTVDYIGRLYSGNRYAQITAYSSGDDSVQTWLITPSINLDATINEALSFKNQDAFQNGATLTVLISTDYTTGNNPNSATWTELPAIIDTNGPSNGFSNAFISSGIIDISAYSGDIHIGLRYDGNDPSGSANDHTTTYQIDDIKVSGKVQ is encoded by the coding sequence ATGAAAAAGAATTTTAAATATTTAATGATGCTGTTGGCTTTCCTAAGCGTTAGCATTACAGCTTGTCAAAAAGATAATTTTGACGAACCAAATGTTACTATCGAAGATCCAAATTTGCCAGTAACACACACTATTGCTGAATTAAAAGCATTGTATACTACATTGGGTAGTCCATTAGAACTTACCGATGATATTATTATACAAGGTGTAGTAATTGCAGATGATGAAACAGGTAACTTTTACAAGCAAATAATTATAGACGATGGTACCGCTGGTATAGCTATATCTATAGATGCAAATAACCTATACACTACATATCCTGTTGGACGAAAAATATATGTAAAATGTAAAGGATTATATCTTGGAGATTATAATGGCTTAATTCAATTAGGTGGAGGAATTAATCAAGATGACCCAACTGAAGTAGCAAGAATTGTAAGCACATTAATACCAGAATACATAGTAAAAGGACCAGCTTACCAAGATGTTCCAATAATAGATGTAACAATGGACGAATTAGATGATAGCTATCAAAACAGATTAATTAGATTATCTGAAGTTGAGTTTGCATCTTATGATATGGGACAAACATATGCTCTACCAGCTACTCAGCAATCAGACAATAAAGACTTGGTTGATTGTAATGGAAATTTAATTTTAGTTAGAACTAGTGGTTATTGTAGTTTTGCAGGAGCACTTACGCCAACTGGTAATGGTACATTGGTAGCAATATATTCTGTTTTTGGCTCAGACGCTCAATTATTACTCAGAGATACTACTGATGTAGATATGAGTGGACTTACTTGTGATGAACTTTATATAGATTTGTTAGATGAAGATTTTGAAACTACTACAACTAATGGTGTTATTAATCTAACAGGTTGGACACAAGTTCAAACAAAAGGAACAGTAGATTATATTGGTAGGCTATATAGTGGTAATAGATATGCACAAATTACTGCTTATAGTTCGGGAGATGATTCTGTTCAAACATGGTTAATTACACCAAGTATTAATTTAGATGCTACTATAAATGAGGCGTTGAGTTTTAAAAATCAAGATGCATTTCAAAATGGAGCTACACTTACTGTTTTAATTTCTACGGATTATACAACAGGAAATAATCCAAATAGTGCAACATGGACAGAGTTACCTGCTATAATTGATACTAATGGTCCATCTAATGGATTCTCAAATGCTTTTATATCATCTGGTATAATTGATATTTCTGCTTATAGTGGAGATATTCATATTGGCTTGAGATATGATGGTAATGATCCATCTGGAAGTGCTAATGACCATACTACAACTTATCAAATAGATGACATTAAAGTAAGCGGTAAAGTGCAATAA
- the lepB gene encoding signal peptidase I, with protein MLSVLLFYFIYYILHVSLWGIFKKAGKNPIHTLIPFLQDKTWLEILGKNPNKAFWGLIPYVNFIFSLTWITDTLTCFGKTKFWQVLAVTFFGYIYFPIIGFDKTTKYIGPIYKDGNKPKRSTLREWSDAIVFAVVAATFVRMFAIEAYKIPTTSMEGSLLAGDFLFVSKMSYGARVPMTPIAFPFAHHTMPFNLGKAYSKIIQLGYHRLPGFTTIKRGDVVVFNYPGDAYDFPDRPIDKRENYVKRCVAIAGETLEVKDRYLYVNGEKQPQYKNKQYAYTVITNENKISPEIFKDLEINWYNDFFTRPYADGMGRPVAPLDNLYADFLNYINTSPELEILLTDTQYDALKKMPNVTSIKPTDMSKYIDLNSVFPHNINYFQWTTDDFGPLTVPKKGMTIPLDTTNLVLYASTIKDYELQDISMNGSQVLINGQPATSYTFKQDYYFMMGDNRHNSLDSRYWGFVPEDHVVGKPLFVFFSMNNFESFPERIKFNRIFRSVKALCE; from the coding sequence ATGCTAAGTGTTTTACTATTTTATTTTATATATTATATTTTACATGTTTCCTTATGGGGAATTTTCAAAAAAGCAGGTAAAAATCCAATTCATACATTAATACCATTTCTTCAAGACAAAACTTGGTTAGAAATACTAGGCAAAAATCCAAATAAAGCTTTTTGGGGTTTAATACCATATGTCAACTTTATTTTTTCACTAACTTGGATAACCGATACACTCACTTGTTTTGGTAAAACCAAATTTTGGCAAGTATTAGCAGTAACTTTTTTCGGTTATATCTATTTCCCAATCATAGGATTTGATAAAACCACAAAATATATAGGACCAATTTACAAAGATGGCAATAAACCAAAACGAAGTACACTAAGAGAATGGTCAGATGCTATAGTGTTTGCAGTAGTAGCCGCAACTTTTGTAAGAATGTTTGCTATAGAAGCATATAAAATTCCTACAACATCTATGGAAGGTTCACTTTTAGCAGGCGATTTTTTATTTGTAAGCAAAATGAGTTATGGTGCAAGAGTACCAATGACGCCAATTGCATTTCCGTTTGCACACCATACCATGCCATTTAATTTAGGTAAAGCGTACTCTAAAATTATACAATTAGGATATCACAGATTACCAGGTTTTACTACAATCAAAAGAGGCGATGTCGTGGTGTTTAATTATCCAGGTGATGCTTATGATTTTCCAGACCGACCAATAGACAAAAGAGAGAATTATGTAAAACGATGTGTTGCCATAGCAGGAGAGACCTTAGAAGTAAAAGACAGATATTTATATGTTAATGGTGAAAAACAACCACAGTATAAAAATAAACAATATGCTTATACCGTGATTACTAATGAGAATAAAATATCGCCAGAAATATTTAAAGATTTAGAAATTAATTGGTACAATGACTTTTTTACTAGACCATACGCCGATGGTATGGGAAGACCAGTTGCTCCTTTAGATAATTTGTATGCTGATTTTCTAAATTATATTAATACCAGTCCTGAGTTAGAAATATTATTGACAGATACACAGTACGACGCATTGAAAAAGATGCCCAATGTTACTTCTATCAAGCCGACAGATATGAGTAAATATATTGACTTAAATAGTGTATTTCCTCATAATATAAATTATTTTCAATGGACAACAGATGATTTTGGACCTTTAACTGTTCCTAAAAAAGGCATGACTATTCCATTAGATACTACAAATTTGGTATTGTATGCAAGTACTATAAAAGACTACGAATTACAAGATATTAGTATGAACGGAAGTCAGGTTTTAATAAACGGACAACCAGCTACATCTTATACCTTTAAGCAAGACTATTATTTTATGATGGGAGATAACCGACACAACTCTTTAGATTCGAGATATTGGGGATTTGTACCAGAAGACCATGTTGTAGGTAAACCATTATTTGTGTTCTTCTCTATGAATAATTTTGAATCTTTTCCAGAACGCATTAAGTTCAATAGAATATTTAGAAGTGTTAAAGCACTATGTGAATAG
- a CDS encoding TonB-dependent receptor, protein MKKIKIVLFFLILMPILSVSAQEQEAVQTTATSAVDSFALEDQSIANLKDIPIITLDESELGGSAMGDQNISSLLGASRDPFYSAAIFSWGSMRFKIRGYDNDQWKTLVNGVPLDYIENGYGAYSLYSGLNDVTRNRENVIGIKPTTFTYSGLGGAFALDTRASKQRKQLSITYSATNRSYRNRLMLTYGSGLTKKNWAFSASVSGRWAKEGYIDGTNYQGISYFASIEKVLKKHSLSLTTFGAPVKRGKATPVMQEVYDLAGSNYYNPNWGYQEGEKRNAKVEYNHQPTFILNHDWDIKENINLNTSAAYSFGHRIVTGIDWYNAYDPRPDYYRNLPSYAAAGNYSDMTVEQATQYIKDHPEVLQVNWNKFYEDNTLTMDTFVDRNGDIIIGNQSSYILANYVQDIQRANFNSVFNVNLKKDVDISAGLVYQFQKSHYYREVKDLLGGDFFLNKNQFGERDFPDNENAAVFNLDDPSFIVKEGDKYSYDYDIVNQDVSVWGQVVKRFNKFDIYVAGEFSNTRFFRNGYFKSGLFPDNSKGKSAVVNFHNYSVKGGATYKINGRNYISVNAIYQTKAPYYQNVFVSARTRDFIIDNPQNETDYSVDLSYTLNTPKVKLKASGYYSGLNDVSKVKSFYDERYNSFGNIAITNIDEVHFGGEFGLEYNIAKGISATVAAAVGRFYYTDRMKATTYVDNTQTIYDADQTIYSKNFRVSGTPQQAYSLGLSYRSPKYWFISLTSSFFNDTWADFSPVRRTDEATDLVPYASEQWNSIVDQERINDGKLAYTLDLFAGYSWRLKNQFSNLKKDMYLVLNVGVNNITNRKDLRITAFEQLRFDFDTKNTDLFKNRYAYAYGINYFVNLALRIN, encoded by the coding sequence ATGAAAAAAATAAAAATCGTTCTCTTTTTCTTGATTTTGATGCCAATACTATCGGTTTCAGCTCAAGAACAAGAAGCAGTACAAACTACTGCAACTAGTGCAGTCGATTCATTTGCACTAGAAGATCAAAGCATCGCCAACTTAAAAGACATTCCTATTATTACACTAGATGAGTCAGAGTTAGGTGGTTCTGCCATGGGTGACCAAAACATTTCCTCTCTACTAGGAGCTTCTAGAGATCCATTTTATTCAGCAGCCATTTTTTCTTGGGGTTCTATGCGTTTTAAAATTCGTGGTTATGATAACGACCAATGGAAAACTTTAGTTAACGGCGTACCTTTAGATTATATAGAAAATGGCTATGGTGCTTATTCTTTATATAGTGGATTAAATGATGTTACTAGAAACAGAGAGAATGTTATCGGTATAAAACCTACTACATTTACTTACTCTGGATTAGGTGGAGCATTTGCTTTAGATACAAGAGCTTCTAAACAAAGAAAACAACTATCTATAACTTACTCTGCAACAAATCGTTCTTATAGAAATAGACTAATGCTAACTTATGGTTCTGGTTTAACTAAAAAGAATTGGGCATTTTCTGCTTCTGTTTCTGGAAGATGGGCTAAAGAAGGATATATTGATGGTACTAATTATCAAGGTATATCTTATTTTGCTTCGATAGAAAAAGTATTAAAAAAACACTCTTTAAGCTTAACTACATTTGGTGCTCCTGTTAAAAGAGGTAAAGCAACGCCAGTAATGCAAGAAGTATACGATTTAGCAGGTAGTAATTACTATAATCCAAATTGGGGTTACCAAGAAGGTGAGAAAAGAAATGCCAAAGTTGAGTATAATCATCAACCAACTTTTATTTTAAATCACGATTGGGATATTAAAGAAAATATCAATCTAAATACAAGTGCAGCTTACTCTTTTGGTCATAGAATTGTAACTGGCATAGATTGGTATAATGCCTATGATCCAAGACCAGATTACTATAGAAACTTACCTTCTTATGCAGCAGCAGGTAATTATAGTGATATGACTGTTGAACAAGCTACACAATACATTAAAGACCATCCTGAAGTATTACAAGTAAATTGGAATAAATTCTATGAAGACAATACTTTAACTATGGACACTTTTGTAGATAGAAATGGAGATATCATAATTGGCAATCAGTCTTCTTATATTTTAGCAAATTATGTTCAAGATATTCAAAGAGCTAATTTCAATTCTGTTTTTAATGTTAATCTTAAAAAAGATGTAGATATCTCTGCTGGATTGGTGTATCAATTCCAAAAATCTCATTACTACAGAGAAGTAAAAGATTTATTAGGTGGCGATTTCTTCTTAAATAAAAATCAATTTGGAGAAAGAGATTTTCCTGATAACGAAAATGCAGCAGTATTTAATTTAGATGATCCATCTTTTATCGTAAAAGAAGGTGATAAATATTCCTACGATTATGATATTGTAAATCAAGATGTATCTGTTTGGGGACAAGTAGTAAAACGCTTTAATAAATTTGATATTTATGTAGCTGGAGAATTTAGTAATACTAGATTTTTTAGAAATGGCTACTTTAAAAGTGGTTTGTTTCCAGATAACTCTAAAGGAAAATCAGCAGTAGTTAATTTTCATAACTACTCTGTAAAAGGTGGTGCTACTTATAAAATTAACGGAAGAAACTATATTTCAGTAAATGCTATTTATCAAACAAAAGCACCTTATTATCAAAATGTATTTGTATCTGCAAGAACTAGAGATTTTATTATAGATAACCCTCAAAATGAAACAGATTATTCAGTAGATTTATCGTATACACTAAATACACCTAAAGTAAAATTAAAAGCATCTGGTTATTATTCTGGATTAAATGATGTATCTAAAGTAAAATCTTTTTATGATGAAAGGTATAATTCATTCGGAAATATAGCTATAACTAACATAGATGAAGTACATTTTGGTGGAGAATTTGGTTTAGAATACAATATTGCAAAAGGAATAAGTGCTACAGTTGCCGCTGCTGTTGGTAGATTTTATTATACCGACAGAATGAAAGCAACTACTTATGTAGATAATACACAAACTATTTATGATGCAGACCAAACTATTTACTCTAAAAATTTCAGAGTTTCTGGTACACCACAACAAGCTTATTCCCTTGGATTGAGTTATCGTTCTCCAAAATATTGGTTTATTTCTTTAACCAGTAGCTTCTTTAACGATACTTGGGCAGATTTTTCTCCAGTTAGAAGAACAGACGAAGCAACAGATTTGGTTCCTTATGCGTCTGAACAATGGAACTCAATTGTAGACCAAGAAAGAATCAACGATGGTAAACTAGCTTACACTCTAGATTTATTTGCTGGTTATTCTTGGAGATTGAAAAACCAATTTAGTAATTTAAAGAAAGATATGTATTTAGTATTAAATGTAGGCGTTAATAATATAACTAACAGAAAAGATTTAAGAATAACTGCTTTTGAGCAATTACGATTTGATTTTGATACTAAAAATACCGACTTATTTAAAAACAGATATGCTTATGCATATGGTATTAATTACTTTGTAAACCTTGCACTTAGAATAAATTAA
- a CDS encoding transposase, whose product MFSLLKNGKKKRCWSCSSLDVICWGKQQNKQRFKCKNCGILFTRNRPEQKIKNRFIWFKKWIIERQTYNTLCRDSGYSKDTLQRTFYKILERSPTVKIIKREQVNLRVDGTYFAQFCLIAYQDNLDGYTQLIRFSDGEHFEEIKEDLSNLIHLGIKLESITSDGAKSILKAIKHTDSNIVIQRCLVHIQRMCLLWLTKYPKHIAGQELRKHILLLLKIETQNDKIWWTRELKLWYERHKDYLNEKTINLETRRYWYTHKLLRRSYFSIKRALPNMFHYLENPKIPRTTNGIEGYFSHLKNHLDLHRGLTLKNRINFIKWYVYLSNEK is encoded by the coding sequence ATATTTTCTTTGTTAAAAAATGGCAAAAAAAAGCGATGTTGGAGCTGTAGTAGTTTAGATGTAATATGCTGGGGCAAACAACAAAACAAGCAAAGATTTAAGTGTAAAAACTGTGGCATATTATTCACAAGGAATAGACCAGAACAAAAAATAAAGAACCGATTCATATGGTTCAAGAAATGGATAATAGAAAGACAAACCTACAACACATTATGTAGAGATAGTGGTTATTCAAAAGACACCTTACAAAGAACCTTTTATAAAATTTTAGAGCGTTCGCCCACGGTTAAAATCATAAAAAGAGAACAAGTTAATCTTAGAGTGGACGGTACTTATTTTGCACAGTTCTGTTTAATAGCTTATCAAGATAATCTTGATGGCTATACACAACTTATCCGTTTTTCAGATGGAGAGCATTTTGAAGAGATTAAGGAAGATTTAAGTAATTTAATACACTTAGGCATTAAATTAGAAAGTATTACCTCAGATGGTGCTAAAAGTATATTAAAAGCAATTAAACATACTGACAGTAATATAGTTATACAAAGATGCTTGGTACATATTCAACGAATGTGCTTACTATGGCTTACTAAATACCCTAAACACATAGCAGGACAAGAACTTAGAAAACATATTTTGCTATTACTCAAAATAGAAACACAGAATGATAAAATATGGTGGACAAGAGAGTTAAAGCTATGGTATGAAAGACACAAAGACTATCTTAATGAAAAGACTATTAACTTAGAAACTAGAAGGTATTGGTATACTCATAAACTACTAAGAAGATCCTACTTCTCAATAAAAAGAGCATTGCCTAATATGTTTCACTATTTAGAAAATCCAAAAATACCAAGAACAACAAATGGAATTGAAGGTTATTTTAGCCATCTAAAAAATCATCTTGATTTGCACAGAGGTTTGACTTTAAAAAATAGAATAAATTTCATCAAATGGTATGTGTATTTATCTAATGAAAAATAG
- a CDS encoding N-acetylornithine carbamoyltransferase has product MKNFLSVNDVNNVEQLAQEAIAIKQNPFAHQHLGKNKTMVLIFLNSSLRTRLSTQKAAQNLGMHTIVLNLSQDSWQMEYEDGAVMNGTTAEHIKEGAAVINEYADIIALRSFPSLVDKEKDYSEYVLNKFLENITVPLINMESATVHPLQSLTDLMTIREHYTKRPKVVLSWAPHIKALPQCVANSFAEWMNKADVDFCIANPNGYDLDIKFVADAKVYHNQADAFKDADIIYTKNWSSVEQYGQIIGDHNDWMIDEAKMQLTNHAKFMHCLPVRRNVVVSDAVIDSKNSIVIEQAGNREFAAQIVIKKILESW; this is encoded by the coding sequence ATGAAAAATTTTTTATCGGTCAATGATGTAAATAATGTAGAACAATTAGCACAAGAAGCTATTGCCATAAAACAAAATCCTTTTGCACATCAACACTTAGGAAAAAATAAAACCATGGTATTAATTTTCCTAAACAGTTCACTTAGAACTCGGTTAAGCACGCAAAAAGCAGCACAGAATTTAGGTATGCATACTATTGTATTGAATCTAAGTCAAGATTCGTGGCAAATGGAATATGAAGATGGTGCTGTTATGAATGGTACTACAGCCGAACATATTAAAGAAGGAGCTGCAGTTATAAATGAATATGCAGATATTATTGCACTACGAAGTTTTCCATCATTAGTTGATAAAGAAAAAGATTATAGCGAATATGTTTTAAATAAATTTTTAGAAAACATAACTGTTCCATTAATCAATATGGAGTCTGCTACGGTTCATCCATTACAATCGCTAACCGATTTAATGACCATAAGAGAACATTATACTAAAAGACCTAAAGTAGTTTTATCGTGGGCACCACATATAAAAGCATTGCCACAATGTGTTGCCAATTCTTTTGCCGAATGGATGAACAAAGCCGATGTTGATTTTTGTATTGCCAATCCGAATGGTTACGATTTAGATATAAAATTTGTAGCAGATGCCAAAGTATATCACAACCAAGCAGATGCATTTAAAGATGCCGATATTATTTATACCAAAAATTGGAGCAGTGTAGAACAATACGGACAAATTATAGGCGATCATAATGATTGGATGATAGACGAAGCAAAGATGCAACTGACCAATCATGCCAAATTTATGCATTGTTTGCCAGTAAGAAGAAATGTAGTTGTAAGTGATGCAGTTATTGATAGTAAAAATTCAATTGTAATAGAACAAGCAGGCAATCGAGAATTTGCAGCACAAATAGTGATTAAAAAAATATTAGAAAGTTGGTAG